A DNA window from Ornithobacterium rhinotracheale DSM 15997 contains the following coding sequences:
- a CDS encoding outer membrane beta-barrel protein, whose amino-acid sequence MKKTIICSALAFLGIQANAQVEDVSVTLSPTASYNWFDNNSAIKDGLMIGGRVGFGFGEYFELRALYEKSVDLKSEIDKLDIKGKDWEEFTKKFQSRNVDVERIGGEMKANIPTGGALAPYVTLGSGVQKLKHDGLKDEQIYLSLGLGTKVNLSDRVVLNLEGKNTAYNLNKANVLYQEAGKSELEKALGDSKDDRMYNWSVLAGLQFYLGGREPGTLTELDRAYLRKFSGGLSGFKFVVEPGVAQIKFNDDLNLRDTYLVGGTAGFDFNQFIGLRGFYYQATQNEEFKKFDDLAMYGADIVARLNVARGLTPYLTLGGGYLNAYSSYEGEKPSLVDPSSYFVKGGLGLNVPLGQYLDVFGAANLLYTTNIKDANNLKNIQAPSELKQSQMYNVGLRIKLGATANEDAVLERKLRSDNKVYQDRIDELEAELRKAYDENDSDKAVRVIKEKQQIEKGYKNSGKVVLTPQELQELVENTIDEVNEEYSNQKAKQNQQDVNQRIDRLERLLLEVNRKDYNNYQGGNLQNSATQEILNELRQLNNKVDQNSNRIASLAGVADDNTVVVVPAQNAQPVQQQAQPVQAAPAATNTPAVVTNEEGETGVVKSMFVNEGISVDAGVIFGGGTSGEIGIRGHYGFTNSNWEFQPSLYVGVAGDGAFGANANAIYKFNIDRGFIVQPYLGAGLGYNKLDDDSSFGANLVVGTSFNVLNGKLYVDYTALNLADFNKISVGYKFGL is encoded by the coding sequence GTTTGATGATTGGAGGTAGAGTTGGTTTTGGTTTCGGAGAATACTTTGAGCTTAGAGCACTTTACGAAAAATCAGTAGATCTTAAGTCTGAAATTGATAAACTTGATATCAAAGGAAAAGACTGGGAAGAGTTCACTAAAAAATTCCAATCTAGAAATGTAGATGTAGAAAGAATTGGAGGTGAAATGAAAGCTAACATCCCTACAGGTGGTGCTTTAGCTCCGTATGTGACTTTAGGTTCTGGAGTTCAGAAACTTAAGCATGATGGTTTGAAAGACGAGCAAATTTACTTAAGCTTAGGTCTAGGTACTAAAGTTAATTTAAGCGATCGTGTTGTTTTAAACCTAGAAGGTAAAAACACAGCTTACAACTTGAATAAAGCAAATGTTTTATACCAAGAAGCTGGTAAGTCTGAGCTAGAAAAAGCCCTAGGAGATTCTAAAGATGATAGAATGTACAACTGGTCTGTATTGGCAGGTTTACAATTCTATTTAGGAGGTAGAGAGCCTGGAACTCTTACTGAATTAGATAGAGCTTATTTAAGAAAATTCTCAGGAGGTCTTAGTGGATTCAAATTTGTTGTAGAGCCAGGAGTTGCTCAAATTAAATTCAACGATGATTTGAACCTTAGAGATACTTACCTAGTAGGGGGTACTGCAGGATTTGATTTCAACCAATTCATCGGATTGAGAGGTTTCTATTACCAAGCAACTCAAAACGAAGAATTTAAAAAATTCGATGATTTAGCAATGTATGGTGCTGACATCGTTGCTAGATTGAATGTAGCAAGAGGATTGACTCCATACCTTACTTTAGGTGGAGGTTACTTGAACGCTTACTCTAGCTATGAAGGAGAAAAACCATCTTTGGTAGATCCAAGCAGCTACTTCGTTAAAGGAGGTTTAGGGTTGAATGTTCCTCTAGGACAATACTTAGATGTGTTTGGTGCAGCAAACTTGCTTTACACTACTAATATAAAAGATGCTAATAACTTGAAAAATATCCAAGCTCCAAGCGAACTTAAACAAAGCCAAATGTACAATGTTGGTTTAAGAATCAAATTAGGAGCTACAGCTAATGAAGATGCTGTTCTTGAAAGAAAATTAAGATCAGATAACAAAGTTTACCAAGATAGAATCGATGAGCTAGAAGCTGAATTGAGAAAGGCTTACGACGAAAATGATTCTGATAAAGCAGTTCGTGTAATCAAAGAAAAACAACAAATAGAAAAAGGTTACAAAAACTCAGGTAAAGTTGTTTTAACTCCTCAAGAATTACAAGAATTAGTTGAAAACACAATCGATGAGGTAAACGAAGAGTACAGCAACCAAAAAGCTAAACAAAATCAACAAGATGTAAATCAAAGAATTGATAGATTAGAAAGACTATTGCTTGAAGTAAATAGAAAAGACTATAACAACTATCAAGGAGGTAATTTACAAAACTCAGCTACTCAAGAAATTTTAAACGAGTTAAGACAACTTAATAACAAAGTAGATCAAAACTCTAATAGAATTGCTAGCTTAGCAGGAGTTGCAGACGATAACACTGTAGTTGTAGTGCCAGCTCAAAACGCACAGCCAGTACAGCAACAAGCTCAACCAGTACAAGCAGCACCAGCAGCTACAAACACTCCAGCAGTTGTAACTAACGAGGAAGGAGAAACAGGTGTTGTGAAATCTATGTTTGTGAACGAAGGTATTTCAGTTGATGCTGGAGTTATTTTCGGAGGTGGAACTTCAGGTGAAATCGGAATCAGAGGACACTACGGGTTCACTAACTCAAACTGGGAATTCCAACCAAGCCTTTATGTAGGTGTTGCAGGTGACGGTGCTTTTGGTGCTAACGCTAATGCAATCTACAAATTTAACATTGATAGAGGATTTATCGTTCAGCCTTATTTAGGTGCTGGTCTAGGTTACAACAAATTAGATGATGATTCTAGCTTTGGAGCTAACTTAGTAGTTGGTACTTCATTCAATGTATTGAATGGTAAATTGTATGTTGATTACACCGCTTTAAATCTTGCAGATTTCAACAAAATCTCTGTAGGTTACAAATTCGGATTATAA